A window of the Cicer arietinum cultivar CDC Frontier isolate Library 1 chromosome 6, Cicar.CDCFrontier_v2.0, whole genome shotgun sequence genome harbors these coding sequences:
- the LOC101511046 gene encoding IRK-interacting protein — MASSSSSPSSSSKSPPLISSRHSPQFTPIQEEHEFDEYCSENRSQSRRTTPSGSTPKHQYHPPTPIVNKINKSNHKKKRSETEEDGSVSCNKCRPHSRDKIFILPFDHSNNNNSNNNKYSSLLQSPNGIFKSIVSKLTRKSPMSTTSTTTTNNNNNDPLSSSREEQWKIAVAELSHKLVHATRKRDEALQEASRLMHSMSELEKKLNKLELYCHSLKSGLEECSSINSPHVFDTKSLSNFHHVQDTDNVVQHFLVSVSEARSSVRLLSRSLTMQLRHIGSKVFEKVSLLLQPYDIKISFSKNPRSLLFYLEALLNKTFFEDFESIGFQKNAYNRILNPMERCEASLASFNMIHGLTWEEVLSKGTRHFSEDFSRFCDRKMSEIVAMLGWNRAWPEPLLQAFFVASKSVWMVHLLANSVHPSLPIFRVDKGVNFDSVYMEDMGGDKSSRLVPNMVRIMVAPGFYVYGSAVKCKVLCRYLTSANNNNINNHSYGNKENKGLTPSP, encoded by the exons AtggcttcatcttcttcttctccttcttcctCTTCCAAATCTCCCCCTTTAATCTCTTCACGCCATTCTCCTCAATTCACTCCT ATTCAAGAGGAAcatgaatttgatgaatattgCAGTGAAAACAGAAGCCAAAGCAGAAGAACAACACCGAGTGGTTCAACACCAAAACACCAATACCACCCTCCAACACCTATTGTtaacaaaatcaacaaatcaaatcacaaaaagaaaagatCAGAAACTGAAGAAGATGGTTCTGTTTCCTGCAACAAATGTAGACCACATTCTCGTGACAAAATCTTCATCCTTCCCTTTGATCATAGCAACAATAACaatagcaacaacaacaaatattCATCTTTGTTACAAAGTCCAAATGGGATTTTCAAATCCATTGTTTCAAAGTTAACAAGGAAGAGTCCAATGTCAACAACATCGACAACAACAaccaacaacaataacaatgaCCCTTTATCATCCTCAAGAGAAGAACAATGGAAAATTGCAGTGGCTGAACTTTCACACAAACTTGTTCATGCTACTAGGAAAAGAGATGAAGCTCTTCAAGAAGCTTCAAGGTTGATGCATTCAATGTCTGAGTTAGAGAAGAAACTTAACAAACTTGAATTGTATTGTCACAGTTTGAAATCTGGTCTTGAAGAATGTAGTAGTATTAATAGCCCCCATGTGTTTGATACAAAGTCTCTGAGTAATTTTCATCATGTTCAAGATACTGATAATGTTGTTCAACATTTCTTGGTGTCTGTTTCTGAAGCAAGATCTTCTGTGAGGCTTTTAAGTCGTTCTCTTACAATGCAACTTAGGCATATTGGTAGCAAAGTGTTTGAAAAAGTTTCATTACTTTTGCAACCTTATGATATAAAAATCTCTTTTTCTAAGAATCCAAGAAGTTTGCTTTTTTACTTGGAAGCACTTTTGAATAAGACTTTCTTTGAGGATTTTGAGTCAATTGGGTTTCAAAAGAATGCTTATAATAGGATACTAAACCCAATGGAAAGGTGTGAGGCAAGTTTAGCTTCTTTCAATATGATTCATGGTTTGACTTGGGAAGAAGTGTTGAGTAAAGGGACAAGACATTTCAGTGAGGATTTTAGCAGATTTTGTGATAGGAAAATGAGTGAGATTGTGGCTATGTTGGGTTGGAATAGGGCTTGGCCTGAACCTCTTTTGCAAGCTTTCTTTGTTGCTTCAAAGAGTGTTTGGATGGTTCATTTGTTGGCTAATTCGGTTCATCCAAGTTTGCCAATTTTTAGAGTGGATAAAGGTGTGAACTTTGATTCTGTTTACATGGAGGATATGGGTGGGGACAAGTCTTCAAGGTTGGTACCTAACATGGTTAGGATAATGGTTGCACCAGGTTTTTATGTCTATGGTAGTGCTGTCAAATGTAAGGTTCTTTGCAGGTACTTGACCAGtgccaacaacaacaacatcaataaCCACAGTTATGGTAACAAAGAAAACAAAGGTTTAACCCCTTCACCTTAA
- the LOC101511355 gene encoding histidine kinase 4 yields MGLQLKMQTQQHPLDLKLHEQNGNKRKYTFIQAHRAWLLKFLLLWILLMAIIGWCIYSKMDADTKVRRKEILGSLCDQRARMLQDQFSVSVNHVHALAILVSTFHYYRNPSAIDQESFAEYTARTAFERPLLSGVAYAQRVVNYERDRFEKQHGWVIKTMEREASQVRDEYAPVIFAQETVSYLESIDMMSGEEDRENILRARATGKAVLTSPFRLLGSHHLGVVLTFPVYKYKLPSNPTTEELIKATAGYIGGPFDVESLVENLLSQLAGHQAILVNVFDITNSTDPLIMYGNQYEEGDVSLVHESKLDFGDPYRKHQMICRYHQKAPTNWIALTTAFLFFVILLLVGYILYGAGKHIVKVEDDFHKMEELKVQAEAAHIAKSQFLATVSHEIRTPMNGILGMLGLLLRTELNSTQRDYAQTAQACGKALIALINEVLDRAKIEAGKLELEAVPFDLRSILDDVLSLFSEKSRHKGLELAVFVSDKVPDVVMGDPGRFRQIVTNLVGNSVKFTERGHIFVKVHLAEKRKSTMNGNIETFLNGGSEEIVHKSGSYNLKTLSGCEAADERNNWDNFKHLIDDEEFFCDASTKKVASNEFYEQVTLMVCVEDTGIGIPFSAQDRIFMPFVQADSSTSRNYGGTGIGLSISKCLVELMGGQISFISRPQVGSTFSFSADFGIFKKNSITTDVKKLNFEDLPSSFRGLKAIVVDGKPVRAAVTRYHLKRLGIQAKVANAVNKAVSLCGKNGSLTTGIFQPDIIFVEKDSWVTGEDGIFGVRQLDWKQNGHIFKMPSLILLTTNISNDEFDKAKSAGFSDTVIMKPLRASMVGACLQQVLGTGKKRQLGKDMPNGSTTVRSLLYGKKILVVDDNRVNRRVAAGALKNFGADAKCADSGKAALEMLQFPHNFDACFMDIQMPEMDGFEATSRIREMERKANEEKKREGNDTKSEFHIPILAMTADVIHATYEACLECGMDGYVSKPFEEENLYQAVAKFFKAKPITSIDS; encoded by the exons ATGGGTCTTCAATTGAAGATGCAGACTCAGCAACACCCTTTGGATTTGAAGTTACATGAACAAAATGGGAACAAAAGAAAATACACATTTATTCAGGCACATAGAGCTTGGCTTCTTAAGTTTTTGTTGCTATGGATTCTTCTGATGGCTATAATTGGTTGGTGCATCTATAGCAAAATGGATGCTGATACTAAAGTGAGAAGGAAAGAGATTTTGGGTAGTCTTTGTGATCAAAGGGCTAGAATGTTGCAAGATCAATTCAGTGTTAGTGTTAACCATGTTCATGCTCTTGCCATCCTTGTTTCAACTTTTCATTATTACAGAAACCCTTCGGCTATTGACCAG GAATCATTTGCAGAATATACTGCTAGGACTGCGTTTGAAAGGCCATTACTGAGTGGAGTGGCCTATGCACAGAGAGTTGTTAACTATGAAAGAGACAGATTTGAGAAGCAACATGGATGGGTTATAAAGACAATGGAAAGAGAGGCTTCACAGGTTAGGGATGAGTATGCGCCGGTCATATTTGCTCAGGAAACTGTCTCTTACCTTGAGTCTATCGATATGATGTCGGGAGAG GAGGACCGAGAGAACATTTTGAGAGCTAGGGCTACCGGGAAAGCTGTTCTGACTAGCCCTTTTAGGCTGTTGGGTTCACATCATCTTGGTGTGGTTTTAACATTTCCTGTTTACAAATATAAGCTCCCTTCAAACCCAACAACAGAAGAGCTCATTAAAGCGACCGCAGG ATATATCGGAGGACCCTTTGACGTCGAGTCTCTTGTGGAGAATTTACTCAGTCAACTTGCTGGTCATCAAGCAATTTTGGTCAATGTATTCGATATAACAAACTCTACTGACCCGCTAATCATGTATGGAAACCAATACGAGGAAGGTGATGTTTCTCTTGTCCACGAAAGTAAGCTTGATTTTGGAGATCCATACAGGAAACATCAAATGATATGTAG GTATCACCAGAAGGCACCGACAAATTGGATAGCGCTTACCACTGCATTCCTATTCTTTGTGATTCTTTTATTAGTAGGTTACATTTTATATGGTGCCGGAAAGCATATTGTCAAAGTAGAGGACGATTTCCACAAAATGGAGGAACTAAAAGTGCAAGCAGAAGCCGCTCATATTGCCAAGTCACAG TTTCTAGCTACTGTCTCTCATGAAATTAGAACACCTATGAATGGCATTTTAG GAATGCTTGGTCTGCTTCTACGCACGGAATTGAATTCAACTCAACGGGATTATGCTCAGACAGCTCAAGCATGTGGGAAGGCTCTCATAGCATTAATAAACGAAGTGCTTGACCGAGCTAAAATTGAAGCCGGAAAATTAGAGCTGGAAGCAGTTCCTTTCGACCTTCGTTCCATACTAGACGATGTCCTCTCTCTTTTCTCAGAGAAATCTAGACACAAAGGTTTAGAG CTGGCAGTGTTTGTTTCTGATAAAGTTCCAGATGTTGTTATGGGAGATCCTGGAAGATTCAGACAAATAGTAACAAATCTTGTTGGCAACTCTGTTAAA TTTACTGAGCGAGGACATATATTTGTCAAAGTCCATTTAGCTGAAAAGAGAAAGTCAACAATGAATGGAAACATCGAGACTTTTCTAAATGGAGGATCTGAAGAAATTGTGCATAAATCTGGCAGTTATAATCTCAAAACCCTAAGTGGATGCGAAGCAGCTGATGAACGTAACAACTGGGATAATTTTAAGCATCTAATTGACGACGAAGAATTTTTCTGCGATGCTTCGACTAAAAAAGTTGCTtctaatgaattttatgagcAAGTCACCTTGATGGTGTGTGTGGAAGACACTGGAATTGGAATTCCTTTCTCGGCTCAAGATAGGATTTTCATGCCTTTTGTGCAGGCTGACAGCTCAACTTCTCGAAACTACGGTGGTACTGGCATTGGCTTGAGTATCAGTAAGTGCTTGGTTGAACTAATGGGTGGTCAGATAAGTTTTATAAGCCGGCCCCAAGTTGGAAGCACCTTTTCGTTTTCAGCGGATTTCGGAATATTTAAGAAGAATTCAATAACCACCGACGTGAAGAAGCTTAATTTCGAAGATCTACCTTCTAGTTTTAGAGGTCTTAAAGCCATTGTGGTTGATGGAAAACCTGTTAGAGCTGCTGTGACTAGGTACCATTTGAAGAGACTAGGGATACAAGCTAAAGTCGCTAATGCCGTCAATAAGGCTGTTTCTCTATGTGGGAAAAATGGTTCTTTGACCACAGG AATATTCCAACCcgatattatttttgttgagaaGGATTCGTGGGTTACTGGAGAAGACGGGATCTTTGGTGTCCGGCAACTAGACTGGAAACAGAATGGACATATATTTAAGATGCCTTCCCTGATCCTTCTCACGACGAATATTAGTAACGATGAGTTCGATAAAGCTAAATCGGCAGGTTTTAGCGATACCGTGATCATGAAGCCGCTGAGAGCGAGTATGGTTGGTGCTTGTCTTCAGCAAGTTTTGGGGACAGGCAAGAAAAGACAGCTAGGAAAGGACATGCCTAATGGTTCAACTACAGTTCGAAGCCTTCTTTATGGAAAGAAAATTTTAGTGGTTGATGACAACAGGGTGAACCGTAGGGTGGCTGCTGGCGCGTTGAAGAATTTCGGAGCTGATGCGAAGTGTGCAGATAGTGGCAAAGCTGCTCTTGAAATGCTTCAATTCCCTCACAATTTTGATGCTTGCTTCATGGATATTCAAATGCCGGAAATGGACGG GTTCGAAGCAACTAGTCGAATTCGAGAAATGGAGAGGAAGGCAAATGAGGAgaagaaaagggaaggaaatgaCACGAAAAGCGAGTTTCATATACCTATATTGGCGATGACAGCCGATGTAATCCACGCAACATATGAAGCTTGTTTAGAATGTGGTATGGATGGATATGTCTCAAAACCTTTTGAGGAAGAGAATCTTTATCAAGCAGTTGCAAAGTTTTTCAAAGCCAAGCCTATTACCTCAATAGACTCATGA